A portion of the Herpetosiphon gulosus genome contains these proteins:
- a CDS encoding CPBP family glutamic-type intramembrane protease, whose translation MSLLAFHQLESPEHPLLQRPPWRYGLAIVLTMLCALAMILWGTTFTSQATQGVVTEVGSWVVFTGVFCWLAWFRQPQAKRRTILVFGLWAAAAITVNLAAKHGLNQHFLALGLADSPRLYWAGLFFIPPILLFWYAQRDQQLQNHGLHLRKWPDQVLIGLLAGIFISLHFFSTIRFSGIVGLSIKPWQYMFWSLGYEVFQSLGEELFFRGVLLRSLQNVYKLNFWQATAITTVANLSIYLIRSQWQNPIQLAGVVIYLSMISIAASLLFRRYQSVVPGYLCNIVFSFSAILRA comes from the coding sequence ATGTCGCTGCTTGCTTTTCATCAACTAGAATCGCCAGAACACCCGTTGTTGCAACGCCCACCCTGGCGTTATGGCTTGGCAATCGTACTAACGATGCTCTGTGCTTTGGCCATGATTTTGTGGGGCACGACGTTTACCAGCCAAGCAACCCAAGGTGTAGTAACGGAGGTTGGTTCGTGGGTTGTGTTTACCGGGGTGTTCTGTTGGTTGGCATGGTTTCGCCAGCCGCAGGCCAAACGCCGCACCATTTTAGTCTTTGGATTATGGGCGGCGGCAGCAATCACGGTTAATCTTGCTGCCAAACACGGGCTAAATCAGCATTTTTTGGCGCTTGGCTTGGCCGATTCGCCGCGCTTATATTGGGCTGGCCTCTTTTTTATTCCCCCAATCCTGCTATTTTGGTATGCTCAGCGCGATCAGCAATTGCAAAATCATGGCTTGCACCTACGCAAATGGCCAGATCAAGTCTTGATTGGCTTGCTTGCAGGTATTTTCATCTCGCTGCACTTTTTCTCGACGATTCGATTTAGCGGGATCGTCGGACTCAGCATTAAGCCGTGGCAATATATGTTTTGGTCGCTGGGCTACGAGGTATTTCAATCGCTGGGCGAAGAATTATTTTTTCGCGGCGTGCTCTTGCGTTCGCTGCAAAATGTGTATAAACTCAACTTCTGGCAAGCAACCGCTATTACCACCGTCGCTAATTTGAGCATTTACCTCATTCGCAGTCAATGGCAAAATCCGATTCAATTGGCTGGGGTCGTGATTTATTTGTCGATGATTTCGATTGCGGCCTCGCTGTTGTTTCGGCGCTACCAAAGCGTCGTGCCAGGCTACCTTTGCAATATTGTGTTTAGTTTTAGTGCAATTTTACGCGCATGA
- a CDS encoding GAF domain-containing SpoIIE family protein phosphatase translates to MNRARRHRDVISISLLLSVITIVMYLGEGRWAAAPALRYLYLIPIAQAAMGFGLMGSMAVAILADLLFAPLVATALAKYGMFGAPTVEIIVTLVLMPVLAYFAGSGWGRLSRQRELYQFLSRMGDLFGRSLPRDQLLAEILQEGGTLIDAQGGEIILIEQGQARIAASWGIEAQATAAYQTSLAAYILKRNEPWSATSLENNSDFQRVGFGQRIDAALAVPLRLEGKPIGLLAFYNRPGGFSKQEQATVEAMGSKVEVVLENFRQVEERSERARLQREFDLAAEVQQRFLPQQLPAISGYEIAGFTQPAREVGGDFFNVLSLPDGRWYIAVGDVSGKGVVGAFFMAIAMSVIDLHLQEGQSTNQLSLANRLNPLFYRRMAQQKINTGLAYALLDSKTGHMQLGNAGLIAPLHVRKNGECDYLDLTGFPLGAVAQAEYNESALELQAGESLIFVSDGVVEAANHDRELFGLNRLRNLISMLSQRPASQLVSEIMNAANRWSDGQYQDDMTVVVLRRI, encoded by the coding sequence ATGAATCGTGCTCGCCGCCATCGTGATGTGATTAGCATCAGCCTGTTGCTCTCGGTCATTACGATTGTGATGTACCTTGGTGAGGGGCGTTGGGCAGCTGCGCCTGCGTTACGCTACCTCTATTTGATTCCAATCGCTCAGGCTGCGATGGGGTTTGGCTTGATGGGCAGCATGGCTGTGGCGATTTTGGCCGATCTGCTATTCGCCCCCTTGGTTGCTACCGCCTTGGCTAAATATGGGATGTTTGGCGCTCCCACGGTTGAAATTATTGTGACCCTCGTTTTGATGCCGGTCTTGGCCTATTTTGCGGGCAGCGGTTGGGGTCGGCTTAGTCGCCAGCGTGAGCTTTATCAATTTTTGAGCCGCATGGGCGATTTATTTGGCCGTTCGCTGCCCCGCGATCAATTGCTCGCCGAGATTTTGCAAGAGGGCGGCACGCTGATCGATGCTCAAGGCGGTGAGATTATTTTGATTGAGCAAGGCCAAGCACGCATTGCTGCTAGTTGGGGGATTGAAGCTCAAGCCACTGCCGCCTACCAAACCAGCCTCGCAGCCTATATTTTGAAGCGCAATGAGCCATGGTCAGCAACCAGCCTCGAAAACAACAGCGATTTTCAGCGAGTCGGTTTTGGCCAACGAATTGATGCTGCCCTCGCTGTGCCGTTACGCTTGGAAGGCAAGCCAATTGGTCTGTTGGCGTTCTACAATCGGCCTGGCGGGTTTAGCAAACAAGAGCAAGCCACAGTCGAAGCGATGGGCAGCAAAGTCGAAGTTGTGCTAGAGAATTTTCGCCAAGTCGAGGAACGCTCTGAACGCGCCCGCTTGCAGCGCGAGTTTGATCTGGCGGCTGAGGTGCAGCAACGCTTTTTGCCCCAGCAATTACCAGCGATCAGCGGCTACGAAATTGCTGGTTTTACTCAACCAGCCCGTGAGGTTGGTGGCGATTTCTTCAATGTGCTCAGTTTGCCTGATGGCCGTTGGTATATTGCGGTTGGCGATGTTTCGGGCAAGGGCGTAGTTGGCGCATTTTTCATGGCTATCGCCATGAGCGTAATCGATTTGCATTTGCAAGAGGGCCAATCAACCAACCAACTAAGTTTGGCTAATCGGCTCAATCCGTTGTTTTATCGGCGTATGGCGCAGCAAAAAATCAACACTGGGTTGGCCTATGCTTTGCTTGATTCAAAAACTGGCCATATGCAGTTGGGCAACGCTGGCTTAATTGCGCCGTTGCATGTGCGAAAAAACGGCGAATGCGATTATCTTGATTTGACGGGCTTTCCCTTGGGCGCGGTGGCGCAAGCGGAATACAACGAATCGGCGCTCGAACTTCAAGCTGGCGAGAGTTTGATTTTTGTCAGCGATGGTGTGGTTGAAGCCGCCAACCATGATCGCGAATTATTTGGCTTGAATCGCTTGCGTAACCTAATCAGTATGCTTAGCCAGCGTCCGGCCTCGCAGTTGGTAAGCGAAATTATGAACGCTGCCAATCGCTGGAGCGACGGCCAATACCAAGATGATATGACCGTCGTCGTGCTCCGTCGGATCTAA
- a CDS encoding ATP-binding protein, translating to MQRPHGIRQGQMTINVPGVIRTLGESLYADPHVAIRELLQNAHDTCLVRQADDPNAPLPEIHVRYDPFGRSLTIEDNGVGMNETEVEQFLSVIGASNTDAVRSRLEAIGERSLAERLIGRFGLGMLAAFIIGERIEFVTRSFRSEGEAAVWWECSGEQSYRMGQTTRPNAGTTVTVAIKPSQVHLLREDELSRLIRLFADLLSVPIYLDPSPRPVNVMQAPWHSGASESEYIRYLNELYPSESVLAVIPLNVEEDDGAFKLGGVLFIPKQPYLNVREHGDLIIYVRRMFVCRGERSLLPEWAKFVKGVVESPNLRETTSREALRRDEYFERVQRTLGQVILNYLEQLALNDQRLFREIVTQHNRVIKSWALISDELFARIKDIVLFETDAGRMNLPRYFEQSQLSRSGINNDDAHQRLLFYFTTPGGIGQHAVLFAAKGLRVIDAQYFPDEPFLRRYAELTPNIGLRRLDVGGDFIFEAMPNKDQRWLELEERYAEMGVQAQVSQYLPESIPAVLIFSENSETSEQVDTLLADPNLSPSIKQLLQAMLDERKAQRKHTGSKGMLYLNARNAVINQVAQLNHYADPQMRDVLIFLYNNALMLSAQGAQRIVKPEHAKQIFDANNRVASALMNAITGTTNAVDLPPTTVAPYAVLINTLGNNQVNQELRYVLESAPFFLRIVGIDAAISLTEHSLQSLQQAACIVIDASEPAQASLLALGAVWAIAPHVPIIALRSAETEPLAIPAIDAVYDLGVRDEALRRALQELNMAQSERRLTAADFLRYEFVSERLAQALAEQFRSIDQLLRADPAEVSNLLGVRLAPLGLIEELQRALEEDRGH from the coding sequence CCGACCCGCATGTGGCGATTCGCGAATTGCTGCAAAATGCCCACGATACCTGCCTCGTGCGCCAAGCCGATGATCCCAATGCGCCATTGCCCGAAATTCATGTGCGCTATGACCCCTTTGGTCGCAGCTTAACGATCGAAGATAACGGTGTGGGTATGAATGAGACCGAGGTCGAGCAATTTCTCTCGGTGATTGGGGCCAGCAACACCGATGCTGTGCGTTCGCGGCTTGAGGCCATCGGTGAGCGTAGTTTGGCCGAACGCTTGATCGGGCGCTTTGGCTTGGGCATGCTAGCGGCCTTTATCATCGGCGAACGGATAGAGTTTGTTACCCGTTCGTTTCGCAGCGAAGGCGAGGCCGCAGTTTGGTGGGAATGTAGCGGCGAGCAATCCTACCGCATGGGCCAAACCACCCGCCCTAATGCTGGCACAACCGTCACCGTGGCGATCAAGCCAAGTCAAGTGCATTTACTGCGGGAAGATGAGCTTAGTCGTTTGATACGGCTGTTTGCTGATTTGCTGAGTGTGCCGATTTACCTCGATCCATCGCCACGCCCAGTTAATGTGATGCAAGCGCCATGGCATAGCGGAGCCAGCGAAAGCGAGTATATTCGCTATTTGAATGAACTGTATCCTAGCGAATCGGTTTTGGCGGTGATTCCGCTGAATGTCGAGGAAGATGATGGCGCGTTTAAGCTTGGCGGGGTGCTGTTTATCCCCAAGCAGCCGTATCTGAATGTGCGCGAACATGGCGATTTGATTATCTATGTGCGACGGATGTTTGTCTGTCGTGGCGAGCGCAGTTTGCTGCCAGAGTGGGCCAAATTCGTTAAGGGCGTGGTCGAAAGCCCGAATTTACGCGAAACAACTTCGCGCGAAGCTTTGCGCCGCGATGAATATTTCGAGCGGGTTCAGCGCACGTTGGGCCAAGTAATTTTAAATTATCTTGAACAATTGGCACTCAACGATCAGCGCTTGTTCCGCGAAATTGTCACCCAACACAATCGGGTGATCAAATCGTGGGCGCTAATTTCCGATGAGCTGTTTGCTCGAATCAAAGACATCGTGTTGTTTGAGACTGATGCTGGACGCATGAATTTGCCACGCTATTTTGAGCAATCGCAACTTTCGCGCAGCGGCATCAACAACGACGATGCCCATCAACGCTTGTTATTCTATTTCACTACGCCAGGCGGGATTGGTCAGCATGCTGTGTTGTTTGCGGCCAAAGGCTTACGCGTGATCGATGCGCAATATTTTCCTGATGAGCCATTTTTGCGCCGTTACGCTGAATTAACGCCTAATATTGGCTTGCGGCGCTTGGATGTTGGTGGTGATTTCATTTTCGAAGCTATGCCCAACAAAGATCAGCGTTGGTTGGAGCTTGAGGAGCGTTACGCCGAAATGGGCGTGCAAGCCCAAGTTTCGCAATATTTGCCTGAATCAATTCCAGCAGTGTTGATTTTTTCTGAGAATTCCGAAACCAGCGAACAAGTTGATACCTTGTTGGCCGACCCAAATTTGAGTCCATCGATTAAGCAACTGCTGCAGGCAATGCTTGATGAGCGCAAAGCTCAGCGCAAACATACTGGCAGCAAAGGTATGCTCTATTTAAATGCTCGCAATGCAGTGATTAACCAAGTAGCCCAATTAAACCATTATGCCGACCCGCAAATGCGTGATGTTTTGATTTTTCTCTACAACAATGCGCTGATGTTGAGTGCCCAAGGTGCACAGCGGATCGTCAAGCCTGAGCATGCCAAACAAATTTTCGATGCCAATAATCGGGTTGCTAGCGCCTTGATGAACGCAATTACTGGCACAACCAATGCGGTTGATTTGCCGCCAACCACAGTTGCACCTTACGCTGTGTTGATTAATACCCTTGGCAACAACCAAGTTAACCAGGAATTGCGTTATGTGCTGGAAAGCGCTCCCTTCTTTTTGCGAATCGTTGGCATTGATGCAGCAATCTCGCTGACTGAGCATAGTTTGCAGAGTTTGCAGCAGGCCGCCTGTATTGTGATTGATGCCAGCGAACCGGCTCAGGCTAGTTTGTTGGCTTTGGGAGCGGTTTGGGCGATTGCGCCGCATGTGCCAATTATCGCCTTGCGTTCAGCTGAAACCGAGCCATTGGCGATTCCAGCGATCGATGCAGTGTATGATTTGGGTGTGCGGGACGAGGCCTTGCGACGGGCTTTGCAGGAATTAAATATGGCTCAATCCGAACGTCGCTTAACCGCCGCTGATTTTCTGCGCTACGAATTTGTCAGTGAACGTTTGGCCCAAGCCTTAGCCGAACAATTTAGGAGCATCGATCAATTGCTTCGCGCCGATCCAGCTGAGGTCAGTAATTTGCTGGGAGTTCGTTTAGCGCCCTTGGGCTTGATCGAAGAATTACAACGAGCTTTAGAAGAAGATCGCGGACATTAG